From Herbaspirillum sp. WKF16:
CTCGACCAGTTCAAGCAGTTCGTCGCCAGCACCCAATCGGCCAAGGGCGCGTTCACCCAGCGCCTGGTGCGCAACGAGAACGGCAACGCCAAGGTGGTCAACACCTCCAGCGGCAGCTTCGTGTTCTCGCGTCCGGGCAAATTCATCTGGACCTACCAGAAGCCCTATGAGCAGGTGATCCAGGCCGACGGCGAGAAGCTGTTCATCTACGACAAGGACCTGAACCAGGTCACCACCAAGAAGCTGGGCAACGCGCTGGGCTCGTCGCCGGCCGCGATCCTGTTCGGCAGCAACGACCTGGAAAAGAATTTCAACCTGAAGGAAGCCGGCGCCAAGGACGGCCTGGAATGGCTGGAAGCCGTGCCCAAGAGTAAGGATACGACCTTCGACAGCATCGGCATCGGCCTGAAGAACGGCACGCCGGTGGCGATGGAATTGCATGACTCCTTCGGCCAGGTCTCGGTGCTGAGCTTCGACAGCTTCGAGAAGAACCCGCCGCTGAAGGTCAACAGCTTCAGCTTCACCATTCCCAAGGGCGCGGACGTGTTCAGCAACTGATCCGGCCGCCAATGACAAAGCCCCGCAGGCTCGCGCTTGCGGGGCTTTGTCATTGGCAGGGGCTTATTCTTCCGGCATCTGCAGCAGCGGCAGCTTGTGCGGCACGTCCTTCCACTTCTCATGGTCAGGCATGGGCGCCTTGGCCTGGGTGATGGGCTTCCAGCCGGGGTGCCTGGCCAGCTTCGCGTTCAGGTCTTCGAAATGCGCCATGGCAGCCGGCAGGTCGGTGGCGTTGTAGATGGCGCCGGCCGGGCATTCGGGCACGCACATCGAGCAGTCGATGCAGCCGTCGGGATCGATGGCCAGGAAGTTCGGACCTTCAACGAAGCAATCCATCGGGCAGACGCTGACGCAGTCGGTGTATTTGCACTGGATGCAGGAATCGGTGACAACAAAGGGCATGGCAATCAAACGCGCAGTGGAGGAGGGCTGCCCGGCAAGGATGCCGCGGCGGCGCGTATTTTACCGCGTTGCCGTCCATCGGCTGTGACCGGCCGGTGACCATCGCGTGACGGGCGCGTCATCCGGCGACGCTCTGCGTTAGACTACGGCCTTTGGCGGATACCGCGCATCCATCGCGGCCGCCGGCACCGACCGATCGAGAAATGAACCTGATTCCCCTGGCCGAACGCATGCGGCCGCAATCCTTCGACGACGTCATCGGCCAGCAGCACGTGCTGGGGCCGGGCAAGCCGCTGCGCGTGGCCTTCGAGTCCGGCGAGCCGCATTCGATGATCCTGTGGGGGCCGCCGGGCGTGGGCAAGACCACCCTGGCGCGCCTGATGGCGGACTCCTTCAATGCCGAGTTCATCGCGCTGTCGGCGGTGCTCTCGGGCGTCAAGGACATCCGCGAGGCGGTCGAGCGCGCCCAGCTGATTCGCGCCAATTCGGGCCGTCGCACCATCCTGTTCGTGGATGAGGTGCATCGCTTCAACAAGAGCCAGCAGGACGCCTTCCTGCCGCACGTGGAGAGCGGGCTGTTCACCTTCATCGGCGCCACCACGGAGAACCCGTCCTTCGAGGTCAATGGCGCGCTGCTCTCGCGCGCGGCGGTATATGTGTTGAAGTCGCTGACCGACGACGACCTCGGCGCCATGATCGACCGCGCCTGCCAGGATCAGCTGGACGGCCTGCAATTCCAGCCGGAAGCGCGGGAGATGCTGGTAGCCAGCGCCGACGGCGACGGCCGCAAGCTGTTGAACAACCTGGAGATTGTGGCGCGCTCGGCGCAGGCCAAGGGGCAGGAGACGGTCACCCCCGAGGTGCTGGCCGAATGCCAGGGCGATGCGCTGCGCCGCTTCGACAAGGGCGGCGACGCCTTCTACGACCAGATCTCGGCGCTGCACAAGTCGGTGCGCGGCTCCAATCCGGACGGCGCGCTGTATTGGTTGACGCGCATGCTCGACGGCGGCGTCGATCCGCGTTATCTCTCGCGCCGCATCGTGCGCATGGCCTGGGAAGACATCGGCCTGGCCGATCCCCGCGCCATGACCATCGCCAACGACGCCGCCAACACCTATGAGCGGCTGGGCTCGCCCGAGGGCGAGCTGGCGCTGGCGCAGGCGGTGATCTACCTGGCGGTGGCCGCCAAGAGCAACGCCGGCTACATGGCCTACAACCAGGCGCGCGCTTTCGTTGCCAAGGACAAGTCGCGCGGCGTGCCGGAGCACCTGCGCAACGCGCCGACCAAGCTGATGAAGGAGCTGGGCTACGGCAAGCTGTACCGTTATGCCCATGACGAGCCGGAAGCCTACGCCGCCGGCGAGACCTACCTGCCGGACGGCATGCGCGAACCCAACTGGTACCAGCCGGCGCCGCGCGGGCTGGAAGCCAAGATCGGCGACAAGCTGGCGCACCTGCGCGAGCTCGACCGCGAGGCGCGCAAGAATTCGAAATAAGAACAAGGGAACAGGGCCGCGCGCGGGCGCCGCGGCCGTGGGCAGGTCCGCCGCTCAGGCGGGCTTCCTGCTCCAGACGTGGAAGCTGCCTTGCATGGCCGACATGGCGTCGATCACGGTCTGGTAGGTCTTGTCGTTGTCGAAGCCGGGCAGTCTCTCTTTCATCGCATCCTGCAGCAGGTCGAGTCCCTCGGCGTCGTTGGGCACCAGCACGCCCTTGACGGCGCCATCCACCTGGCCGGCGATGATCCATTCCGGTTGCGGCAGGGGGCCTTCGCTGATGCGGATGGTGACGTCGGCGACCTCGTTCCAGGCGATGCCTTCGCGCTTCGCGCCACGCACCGTGGTGCGGATTTCCAGTGCGTCGAACTCCACGCTGAGCTTGCGCGCGGCCTGGGCCGCCAGCTTGGCCGGGCTCAGTTCGGCCGCGCCCGGGGCTTGCACGCGCCAGTCGGTCTTGCGCTTTTTCGGCGGCACGAAGCGGTTCTTGATCTGCTGGCCGAAGGCGAAGGTGGCGCCGAAAGACAGGCCGGCCAGCAGGCCGTAGAACAGGCTGGCCTCATTGGTCATGTAGTGCATGCCGGCCCAGACCGCGATGCAGCAGGCGGCCACCAGGCCGAGGATGGACAATGGCAGGGGCGTCTTGGGAGAATCGTCGGCGTCTTGTTGGTCGGACATGGCTGTGGCGGTAGGTTGGAAACTGGCCGAATGGTAACCCGTCCGGCGCGCAATTTGTTGCCCAAAGCGCGGCCTAAGGTCCGTCAAGCGCGCGCGGCTTGGTACAATCGCGTTTTCTGCATCAATTCAACTCGTTTCTTTCCCATGATCGACATCCAACTCCTCCGTAAAGACATCGACAATGTGGCGGCCCGCCTGGCGGCGCGCAAGTTCGTCCTCGATGTGGCCGGCTTCAATGCGCTCGAGGCTGAACGCAAGCAGATCCAGACCCGCACCGAAGAACTGCAGGGCAAGCGCAACAGCCTGTCCAAGCAGATCGGCATGCTCAAGGGCCGGGGCGAGGATGCGTCGGCGGTGATGGCGGAAGTCAACGGCATCGGCGACGAGCTCAAGTCCTCGGCGACGCGCCTGGAGGAAGTGCAGCAGCAGATGAACGCCTTCCTGCAGGCCGTGCCCAACCTGCCGCATGAGTCGGTGCCGGTGGGCAACGACGAATCCGGCAACGTGGAAGTGCGCAAGGTCGGCGCGCCGCGCAGCTTCGACTTCGAGGTCAAGGACCACGTCGACGTCGGCAACCCGCTGGGCCTGGATTTCGATACCGCGACCAAGCTCACCGGCTCGCGCTTCTCGGCGCTCAAGGGCGGCATGGCGCGCCTGCACCGCGCGCTGGCGCAGTTCATGCTGAACACCCACACCGGCGAGCACGGCTACACCGAGTGCTATACGCCCTACATCGTCAACGCCGACAGCCTGCGCGGCACCGGCCAGTTGCCCAAGTTCGAGGAAGACCTGTTCGCCGTCAAGAAGGGCGGCCAGGAAGGCGAGGCCGAGAATGCCGCGCTGTACCTGATCCCGACCGCCGAGGTGCCGCTGACCAACTTCGTGCGCGACGAGATCGTCGCGGCCGACGCGCTGCCGCTGAAGTTCACCGCGCATTCGCCGTGCTTCCGTTCGGAAGCCGGCTCCTACGGCCGCGACACCCGCGGCATGATCCGCCAGCACCAGTTCGACAAGGTCGAGATGGTGCAGATCGTGCATCCTGAGAAGTCCTACGAGGCGCTCGACGAAATGCTGGGCCACGCCGAGGCCATCCTGAAGCAGCTCGGCCTGCCGTACCGCGTGATCACGCTGTGCACCGGCGACATGGGCTTCGGCGCGGCCAAGACCTATGACATCGAAGTCTGGCTGCCGGCGCAGAACACCTACCGCGAGATCTCGTCGGTATCGAACTGCGAGGCCTTCCAGGCGCGCCGCATGCAGGCGCGCTTCCGCAACGCCCAGGGCAAGCCGGAACTGCTGCATACCCTCAACGGCTCCGGCCTGGCGGTGGGACGCACCCTGGTGGCGGTGCTGGAGAACTACCAGCAGGCCGACGGCAGCGTGGAGATCCCGGCGGCGCTGCAGCCCTACATGGGCGGCATCACCAAATTGACGCCGGCCTGATTGGCGACGGCATCGGCAAAACGGCCGCCCTGAGGAGGGCGGCCGTTTTGTTTTGGGCGCAGGAAAACGCAGCTGAAAACGTTTTCCCGAAGGGCGAGCTTAACCGTCCTTGAGCGCCCACGAGAAGGCCACCGGGATACGGCGTTCGATGAACAGGCTGTTGCCCTGGATTTTTTTGGCCTGCTTCTTGGCCTTGGTGGCGGCCGAGGCGATCTGGTGCGGCGAGGAGTATTGCGAGGGCTCGATCTTCACCGCGCCCAGCGAGATCGACACCAGCGGATGCAGGACCCGGTTGCCCTGGCGGTCTTCCGAGTGATAGCCGCCGCGCTCGCGGTCTTCGTCGTAGTAGAAGGCGCGCGACTCGGCCTCGAAGTTGTCCAACATGGCGCGGCAGCGCTTCTCCCAGTCTTCGCTCTGGAACATGATCAGGAAGTCGTCGCCGCCGATGTGGCCGATGAAGTCCAGGTTGGCGTCGCAGCCCTGCTGCAGCACGCGGCCGGTCAGCTGGATCATGTCGTCGCCCTTGCGGTAGCCATAGACATCATTGAAGGGCTTGAAGTGGTCCAGGTCGCAATAGCAGATGCAGAACTCGACGCCGCTTTGCAGCAGGTATTCGATGTGGTCGTTGATGGGCACGTTGCCCGGCAATTGCGTCAGCGGGTTGGCGTGGCGCGCGGCGTCGATCTGCATCTGCGTGATCTCGCGCAGCAGGTCGTGGCCGGTGCCCAGGCCCATGTACTGGCCGCGGTCGGTGATGATGAAGCCGTTCGACAGGTGGTGCGACTCCGCCTGCACCAGCAGGTTCGACAGGTCCTGCAGGCTGGTTTCCTGTTCGGTCAGGATGGGATTGGGATCCATGAAGAAGGCGCAGGATTTCTTGCCGTAGAGTTCGCGGCCGTACAGGCGGGCGAAGCGCTCGACCATGCTGTAGCGGTTGATCAGGCCGATCGGCAGGCCGTTGCTGACCACCGGCAGCGCCTGCAGTTGCGGGTCGTTGACGAACATGTCGTAGACCGTGTCGTTGGAGACGTCCGGGCTGACGTACTGGGTCTCCCGCAGCAGCTTGAAGACGGTGGCGTTGCGCTTGCCGGGACCGTACTTGCTGGCCGCCAGCGGCACCTTGTCGCGGCGCAGGGTCTTGGTGACGTCTTCCGAGATCGACACCGGCGGCTCCGGCTGCGGGCGCGCGATGTGATAGCCCTGGCCGCAGGCGATGCCGAGGTCGCGGATGGTCAGCAGCTCGGCCTGCGACTCGATGCCCTCGGCGATCACGATCGAGCCGGACTTCTCGGCGATCTCCTGGATCGAGCGCACGAACTGCAGCTTCATCGGATCGTGGTTGATGCCCTGCACGAAGTGCATG
This genomic window contains:
- the lolA gene encoding outer membrane lipoprotein chaperone LolA; protein product: MDNSRTPFSRRSAQAQQARTRALDVRRMLVAAGLSALAVAGAIAIAALTPGRAQAAALDQFKQFVASTQSAKGAFTQRLVRNENGNAKVVNTSSGSFVFSRPGKFIWTYQKPYEQVIQADGEKLFIYDKDLNQVTTKKLGNALGSSPAAILFGSNDLEKNFNLKEAGAKDGLEWLEAVPKSKDTTFDSIGIGLKNGTPVAMELHDSFGQVSVLSFDSFEKNPPLKVNSFSFTIPKGADVFSN
- the fdxA gene encoding ferredoxin FdxA; translation: MPFVVTDSCIQCKYTDCVSVCPMDCFVEGPNFLAIDPDGCIDCSMCVPECPAGAIYNATDLPAAMAHFEDLNAKLARHPGWKPITQAKAPMPDHEKWKDVPHKLPLLQMPEE
- a CDS encoding replication-associated recombination protein A yields the protein MNLIPLAERMRPQSFDDVIGQQHVLGPGKPLRVAFESGEPHSMILWGPPGVGKTTLARLMADSFNAEFIALSAVLSGVKDIREAVERAQLIRANSGRRTILFVDEVHRFNKSQQDAFLPHVESGLFTFIGATTENPSFEVNGALLSRAAVYVLKSLTDDDLGAMIDRACQDQLDGLQFQPEAREMLVASADGDGRKLLNNLEIVARSAQAKGQETVTPEVLAECQGDALRRFDKGGDAFYDQISALHKSVRGSNPDGALYWLTRMLDGGVDPRYLSRRIVRMAWEDIGLADPRAMTIANDAANTYERLGSPEGELALAQAVIYLAVAAKSNAGYMAYNQARAFVAKDKSRGVPEHLRNAPTKLMKELGYGKLYRYAHDEPEAYAAGETYLPDGMREPNWYQPAPRGLEAKIGDKLAHLRELDREARKNSK
- a CDS encoding anaphase-promoting protein, coding for MSDQQDADDSPKTPLPLSILGLVAACCIAVWAGMHYMTNEASLFYGLLAGLSFGATFAFGQQIKNRFVPPKKRKTDWRVQAPGAAELSPAKLAAQAARKLSVEFDALEIRTTVRGAKREGIAWNEVADVTIRISEGPLPQPEWIIAGQVDGAVKGVLVPNDAEGLDLLQDAMKERLPGFDNDKTYQTVIDAMSAMQGSFHVWSRKPA
- the serS gene encoding serine--tRNA ligase, with translation MIDIQLLRKDIDNVAARLAARKFVLDVAGFNALEAERKQIQTRTEELQGKRNSLSKQIGMLKGRGEDASAVMAEVNGIGDELKSSATRLEEVQQQMNAFLQAVPNLPHESVPVGNDESGNVEVRKVGAPRSFDFEVKDHVDVGNPLGLDFDTATKLTGSRFSALKGGMARLHRALAQFMLNTHTGEHGYTECYTPYIVNADSLRGTGQLPKFEEDLFAVKKGGQEGEAENAALYLIPTAEVPLTNFVRDEIVAADALPLKFTAHSPCFRSEAGSYGRDTRGMIRQHQFDKVEMVQIVHPEKSYEALDEMLGHAEAILKQLGLPYRVITLCTGDMGFGAAKTYDIEVWLPAQNTYREISSVSNCEAFQARRMQARFRNAQGKPELLHTLNGSGLAVGRTLVAVLENYQQADGSVEIPAALQPYMGGITKLTPA
- a CDS encoding GGDEF domain-containing protein; translation: MAPLSNAPFPLGAEAAELIARAAGNPQPGASDPMLSLLHEIIAQRKLTALFQPIVRMRNGEILGYEGLIRGPSNTPLHSPLALFKVARAHNLSVQMEYLCRHIVLARFAQLGLPGNLFLNVTPGALMQPEAIQGETLRYLEKLGVNPQRIIIELTENEPTYDYALLRNAAMHYRDMGFQIAIDDLGEGFSSLRLWSELQPEYVKIDMHFVQGINHDPMKLQFVRSIQEIAEKSGSIVIAEGIESQAELLTIRDLGIACGQGYHIARPQPEPPVSISEDVTKTLRRDKVPLAASKYGPGKRNATVFKLLRETQYVSPDVSNDTVYDMFVNDPQLQALPVVSNGLPIGLINRYSMVERFARLYGRELYGKKSCAFFMDPNPILTEQETSLQDLSNLLVQAESHHLSNGFIITDRGQYMGLGTGHDLLREITQMQIDAARHANPLTQLPGNVPINDHIEYLLQSGVEFCICYCDLDHFKPFNDVYGYRKGDDMIQLTGRVLQQGCDANLDFIGHIGGDDFLIMFQSEDWEKRCRAMLDNFEAESRAFYYDEDRERGGYHSEDRQGNRVLHPLVSISLGAVKIEPSQYSSPHQIASAATKAKKQAKKIQGNSLFIERRIPVAFSWALKDG